One genomic window of Bacillus mycoides includes the following:
- the nuoL gene encoding NADH-quinone oxidoreductase subunit L yields MIDYAWLIPLFPLVSFLLLIVFGKKIREGSSVLGIFFTFLSFISAVVVLIERFSSEAVKHKWVWLRVGDIDISFGFEVTALGALMLFIVTLVSFLVHVYSKGYMKGDARLSTFYAYLGLFTFAMLGLVISTNLLQLYIFWELVGLGSFLLIGFYFFKEEAKAAAKKAFIMTRIGDVGLFVGMILIFWHAGSFEYDAIFKAIHTGDLSPSMITITAILIFIGAMGKSGQFPLHTWLPDAMEGPTPVSALIHAATMVAAGVYLVATMFPLFSASAVAMQTVAIVGAFTAIFAASIGLVQTDIKRVLAYSTVSQLGYMMLALGSAGYVAGIFHLTTHAFFKALLFLAAGSVIHAVHTQNINKMGGLQKKMKVTGALFLIGTLAISGVPLLSGFFSKDEILAAAWMNGNYFLFVLAVIAAFLTAFYMFRLYFLVFTGETKTKEEVHESPRTMTYPMIVLGVLAVVAGYINTPWFGTFLGDWLTKDIGFKVKEVHGPVWIMVVATLVSFAGIALAYFIYGKKSISRDWAGGEGTPLYNLLKEKYYVDELYNVTVLPITKGIAHVLRLFEVYVVEGISVLIAGFVKGMSGLGSRLQNGNVQVYGTVTAVSLAVLLIILLYTGGDLR; encoded by the coding sequence ATGATCGATTATGCATGGCTCATACCGCTTTTCCCGCTTGTTTCGTTTTTGTTACTTATTGTGTTCGGGAAGAAAATTAGAGAGGGAAGTAGTGTACTAGGTATTTTCTTTACCTTTCTTTCCTTTATATCCGCGGTAGTGGTACTAATAGAACGGTTTTCATCCGAGGCAGTGAAGCATAAGTGGGTATGGCTTAGGGTAGGAGATATAGATATATCATTTGGTTTTGAAGTTACCGCATTAGGAGCTTTAATGTTGTTTATCGTTACGCTTGTGAGTTTTCTTGTACATGTGTACTCAAAAGGTTATATGAAAGGTGACGCCAGATTATCAACCTTTTATGCATATTTAGGGCTCTTTACATTTGCGATGCTTGGGCTAGTTATATCGACGAATTTATTACAGCTTTATATATTTTGGGAGTTAGTTGGTCTTGGTTCGTTTTTACTTATCGGTTTTTATTTCTTTAAAGAAGAAGCGAAGGCTGCTGCGAAAAAGGCTTTTATTATGACACGTATTGGGGATGTTGGGCTATTTGTTGGGATGATTTTAATTTTTTGGCACGCAGGTAGTTTTGAATATGACGCGATTTTTAAAGCGATTCATACGGGCGATCTCTCTCCTTCTATGATTACAATAACGGCGATATTAATTTTTATCGGTGCGATGGGGAAATCGGGTCAGTTCCCGCTTCATACATGGTTGCCAGATGCAATGGAAGGACCGACGCCTGTTTCGGCGCTTATTCACGCGGCAACGATGGTTGCGGCCGGCGTATATTTAGTAGCGACGATGTTTCCGCTATTTTCAGCAAGTGCGGTAGCGATGCAAACTGTGGCAATCGTTGGGGCTTTCACCGCAATCTTTGCGGCCTCTATTGGTCTAGTGCAAACAGATATTAAGAGGGTTCTTGCTTATTCTACAGTTAGTCAGCTCGGGTATATGATGCTTGCGCTAGGCTCTGCTGGTTATGTAGCTGGTATCTTTCACTTAACGACACACGCCTTTTTTAAAGCATTACTGTTTCTGGCAGCAGGAAGTGTAATTCATGCAGTCCATACGCAAAACATTAATAAAATGGGCGGTTTACAGAAAAAGATGAAAGTAACCGGTGCACTATTTTTAATAGGCACACTTGCAATTAGTGGTGTTCCTCTTCTTTCCGGATTTTTTAGTAAAGATGAAATTTTAGCGGCGGCTTGGATGAATGGCAATTACTTTCTATTCGTTTTAGCAGTAATTGCGGCATTTCTAACAGCATTTTATATGTTCCGTCTATACTTTCTTGTCTTTACAGGGGAAACGAAGACGAAGGAAGAGGTGCATGAATCGCCTCGCACCATGACGTATCCGATGATTGTCCTGGGTGTTCTTGCGGTAGTGGCAGGCTATATAAATACACCGTGGTTTGGGACGTTTCTTGGGGATTGGCTGACGAAGGATATAGGATTCAAGGTGAAGGAAGTGCATGGACCTGTTTGGATTATGGTTGTTGCGACGCTCGTTTCATTCGCTGGAATTGCCCTCGCATATTTCATATATGGTAAGAAATCTATCTCTAGAGATTGGGCTGGCGGAGAAGGGACGCCTCTTTATAACCTTTTGAAAGAAAAATATTATGTGGATGAACTATACAATGTGACGGTGCTTCCTATTACGAAAGGAATCGCTCATGTGCTTCGCTTATTTGAAGTATACGTTGTAGAAGGAATCTCAGTTTTAATTGCTGGATTCGTTAAAGGTATGAGTGGCCTAGGATCACGGCTTCAAAACGGGAATGTACAAGTGTATGGAACTGTAACAGCAGTTTCGCTCGCAGTGCTCCTAATTATTTTGTTATATACGGGAGGGGATTTACGATGA
- the nuoK gene encoding NADH-quinone oxidoreductase subunit NuoK translates to MSSVPASAYLTLAIILFCIGLFGALTKRNTVIVLVCIELMLNAANLNLVAFSKLGLFPNLTGQIFSLFTMSVAAAEAAVGLAILIALYRNRPTVHVDEMDTLKG, encoded by the coding sequence ATGAGTAGCGTTCCAGCTTCTGCGTATTTAACACTTGCGATTATTTTGTTTTGCATCGGCTTATTTGGAGCTTTAACAAAGCGAAATACAGTAATTGTACTAGTTTGTATCGAATTAATGCTTAACGCGGCCAATTTAAATTTAGTAGCGTTTAGTAAATTAGGCTTGTTTCCGAATTTAACAGGACAAATTTTTTCGCTGTTTACGATGTCTGTAGCGGCAGCGGAGGCAGCGGTAGGTCTTGCGATTTTGATTGCTTTGTACCGTAATCGCCCGACAGTTCATGTAGATGAGATGGATACGCTCAAAGGATAG
- a CDS encoding NADH-quinone oxidoreductase subunit M → MNGLLLTFFIFSPLLGILLLLLTPKRESRTVQALGLFGTALPFGIAIVLACTYASGKSLSIFDEKVKWIKFGDFTAVDKRWFSIYYELGIDGLSLVMMVLTALLAMLAAIAAFSIKRNLKAFYMLLLMLEIGMLGVFAAKNLMLFFIFFEITLPPMFLLIGKWGKLSSEKAAYSYLIYNGIGSAILLIVFSVLFAKTGTTNIAELKEILTSVGAGGGMAVSSSLQFGLFLAIMIAFAIKLPVFPLHRWMVNVHIEAHPAVVMLHAGVLLKIGAYGIVRFGKGLFPEYFREFATLIAILGVINLLYGAFLALIQTDFRKVLAYSSISHMGIVLMGLAALNAPGTQGALFQVVSHGLIAALLFFLLGIIEERFGTSDITALGGLAKSVPVLSGFFLAGGMASLGMPGMSGFISEFLAFLGLFQGKPVIAAAGVLGIILTAVYVLRATLQVTFGKKEWEVKSDIHGWEYVPVIVLIVCIIAIGVMPELLGDPLQTTLKTLGVK, encoded by the coding sequence ATGAATGGATTGCTATTAACGTTCTTCATTTTTTCCCCACTTTTAGGAATTCTCTTGCTTTTATTAACGCCGAAACGAGAATCGCGTACAGTACAGGCGCTTGGTTTATTCGGAACGGCGCTTCCATTTGGAATTGCTATCGTCCTTGCTTGTACATACGCTTCAGGAAAGAGTTTATCGATATTTGATGAAAAAGTGAAATGGATTAAATTTGGGGATTTCACAGCAGTGGACAAAAGGTGGTTTTCAATTTATTACGAGCTTGGTATTGATGGTTTATCGCTTGTAATGATGGTGCTCACAGCCCTTCTAGCGATGCTTGCAGCTATTGCGGCATTTTCTATTAAAAGAAATTTGAAAGCATTCTACATGCTATTACTCATGTTAGAAATAGGGATGCTCGGTGTCTTCGCTGCTAAAAATTTAATGCTGTTCTTCATCTTCTTTGAAATTACGTTGCCGCCAATGTTTTTATTAATTGGCAAGTGGGGGAAATTGTCGAGTGAAAAGGCTGCATATAGTTATTTAATATATAACGGTATTGGATCAGCTATTTTACTTATCGTTTTCTCGGTTTTATTTGCGAAAACAGGTACGACAAATATTGCGGAGCTTAAAGAAATATTAACGAGTGTAGGTGCTGGGGGAGGAATGGCTGTCTCAAGTAGCTTACAGTTCGGCTTGTTTCTTGCCATAATGATTGCCTTTGCGATTAAACTCCCTGTTTTCCCTTTGCATCGCTGGATGGTCAATGTACACATAGAAGCACATCCGGCTGTAGTTATGCTTCATGCGGGGGTTTTGCTGAAGATTGGTGCGTACGGTATTGTTCGTTTCGGGAAAGGACTATTCCCAGAATATTTTCGTGAGTTTGCAACGCTAATTGCGATTTTAGGAGTCATTAATTTATTGTACGGGGCCTTTCTAGCACTCATCCAAACGGACTTTAGAAAGGTGCTTGCTTACTCTAGTATTTCGCATATGGGCATTGTATTAATGGGTCTTGCGGCGTTAAATGCACCAGGTACACAAGGGGCGCTGTTCCAAGTTGTGTCTCACGGTTTAATTGCGGCCTTGCTCTTCTTCTTGCTTGGCATTATTGAAGAGCGTTTCGGGACTTCGGATATTACAGCACTTGGTGGACTTGCAAAAAGTGTTCCAGTACTTAGCGGTTTCTTCCTAGCGGGCGGTATGGCATCGCTTGGAATGCCAGGGATGTCTGGATTTATTAGCGAATTCCTTGCCTTTCTCGGTTTATTCCAAGGAAAACCGGTTATCGCTGCCGCAGGTGTACTTGGAATTATTTTGACCGCTGTATACGTATTAAGAGCGACACTTCAAGTGACATTTGGTAAGAAAGAATGGGAAGTGAAATCTGATATACACGGATGGGAGTACGTTCCTGTTATAGTGCTTATCGTTTGTATTATTGCAATAGGGGTAATGCCAGAACTACTAGGGGATCCACTTCAAACTACATTGAAAACATTGGGGGTGAAGTAG